The Erythrobacter sp. JK5 genome includes a region encoding these proteins:
- the nuoK gene encoding NADH-quinone oxidoreductase subunit NuoK, whose translation MIGIEHYLVVGAILFVLGVLGIFINRKNVIVILMSVELILLAVNINLVAFSAFMDNLIGQVFAMLVLTVAAAEAAIGLAILVIYYRGRGTIAVDDVNRMKG comes from the coding sequence GTGATCGGGATCGAGCACTACCTCGTCGTCGGCGCGATCCTGTTCGTGCTCGGCGTGCTGGGCATCTTCATCAACCGCAAGAACGTGATCGTGATCCTGATGTCGGTCGAGCTGATCTTGCTCGCGGTGAACATCAATCTCGTCGCGTTCAGCGCCTTCATGGACAATCTGATCGGTCAGGTGTTCGCGATGCTGGTTCTGACCGTCGCCGCAGCCGAAGCTGCCATCGGGCTGGCGATCCTTGTCATCTATTATCGCGGGCGCGGAACCATCGCGGTCGACGATGTGAACCGGATGAAGGGATAA